The following coding sequences are from one Syngnathus acus chromosome 12, fSynAcu1.2, whole genome shotgun sequence window:
- the LOC119131089 gene encoding proline-rich extensin-like protein EPR1 has translation MEKLREEFEQIVGELEWQDVADTLQELCSNIMCDPTNTPPPHPPLNPPPSPLYGGMSFDARPQPARFPPRLPFIPHPQLVPLPSMGYGPQFNPYLMHPYHLSRQAGSPFRLQYLPCQMTPQVVHSQPSFSYPTAPPQPKKSLPVVPLPEGATLHAVGMLNGEVLYAAVDASQSAPPPLPPPTTTCSSSLKTKRKRQRKPDRVKKPPNAFMCFLRERRPALKNQLEQKGQRGCQQVPGTAVDVAEQGGAGQILRTGLRGEEAE, from the exons ATGGAGAAGCTCAGGGAAGAGTTTGAGCAGATCGTAGGCGAGCTCGAGTGGCAGGATGTTGCCGACACCCTGCAAGAGTTGTGCTCCAACATCATGTGTGACCCCACCAACACGCCCCCCCCTCACCCGCCCTTGAACCCCCCACCGTCTCCCTTGTACGGCGGGATGTCGTTTGACGCCCGCCCTCAGCCGGCCCGCTTCCCTCCGCGCCTGCCGTTTATCCCGCACCCCCAGTTAGTGCCGCTTCCCAGTATGGGATACGGGCCGCAGTTCAACCCGTACCTCATGCACCCCTATCACCTCAGCCGCCAGGCGGGGTCTCCTTTCCGTCTCCAG TACTTACCCTGCCAGATGACGCCTCAGGTGGTCCACAGCCAGCCGTCCTTCAGCTACCCAACGGCGCCACCGCAGCCg AAAAAGAGCCTCCCTGTGGTGCCGCTTCCCGAAGGTGCCACGCTGCACGCCGTCGGGATGCT CAACGGCGAAGTGTTGTACGCGGCGGTGGACGCCTCTCAGTCCGCgccgcctcctcttcctccccccACGACCACCTGCTCCTCCAG TCTTAAAACGAAGCGCAAGCGGCAACGCAAGCCGGACAGGGTCAAAAAGCCGCCCAACGCCTTCATGTGCTTTCTCCGAGAGCGGCGCCCGGCGCTGAAGAACCAACTGGAGCAGAAGGGACAGCGTGGCTGTCAACAAGTTCCTGGCACAGCTG TGGACGTCGCTGAGCAAGGAGGAGCAGGCCAAATATTACGAACAGGCCTACGTGGAGAAGAAGCTGAATGA
- the egfl7 gene encoding epidermal growth factor-like protein 7, which produces MACTCKGGPLVGGVRCNPPRLPPPLLRSGWHGSEERERKRERGGTSWERKMIQTTFLAALLVLHVAHTPLACAHYGRRVCSGRQHHHVVMATESYVLPLHKPYMTACQGHRLCSTYKTVYTVAYRQVSRVVSFSNFYPECCPGWRRFHSLNCNQDVDECVEQHPCSQGCVNTVGSFRCFCRDGFFLAGDSRSCRRLEASDSTPAPPTGGTSGIILKNVTEEVQNLKSRMELLEQKLQVALAPYSSVFPEEGGSENSATLLSHSFRQLDRIDSLSEQIGFLEERLGTCSCQEN; this is translated from the exons ATGGCCTGCACATGCAAAG GTGGTCCCCTGGTTGGAGGAGTGCGTTGCAACCCGCCCCGGTTgccccctcctcttcttcgCTCCGGCTGGCACGGCTCGGAAGAGCgtgagagaaaaagagagagagggggaacGTCGTGGGAAAGGAAAATGATCCAAACGACGTTCCTCGCCGCCCTCCTCGTACTCCACGTCGCACACACACCCTTGGCCTGCGCTCACTACGG GAGGAGAGTGTGTAGCGGCCGCCAGCATCATCACGTCGTCATGGCAACAGAGTCGTACGTTCTGCCGCTGCACAAGCCCTACATGACAGCGTGCCAGGGCCACCGCCTCTGCAGCACCTACAA AACAGTGTACACGGTGGCGTATCGCCAGGTGAGCAGAGTCGTGTCTTTCTCCAACTTCTACCCAGAATGTTGTCCGGGATGGCGACGCTTTCACTCGCTCAACTGTAACCAAG ATGTGGACGAGTGTGTGGAGCAGCATCCGTGCTCTCAAGGGTGCGTCAACACAGTCGGTAGTTTCCGATGTTTCTGCCGCGACGGTTTCTTCCTAGCTGGGGATTCACGCTCCTGCCGACGTTTAGAAGCATCCGATTCCACTCCAGCGCCACCAACAG GCGGAACTTCAGGTATTATTCTCAAGAACGTGACGGAGGAAGTGCAGAACTTAAAGAGCAGAATGGAACTTCTGGAACAA AAGCTGCAGGTGGCGCTGGCGCCGTACAGCAGCGTTTTCCCAGAGGAGGGTGGGTCGGAGAACAGCGCCACCTTGCTGTCGCACTCCTTCCGCCAGCTGGACCGCATCGACTCCCTGAGCGAGCAGATCGGATTCCTAGAGGAGCGTCTGGGAACCT GTTCCTGCCAGGAAAACTAG